Proteins encoded in a region of the Spiroplasma endosymbiont of Amphimallon solstitiale genome:
- a CDS encoding glycerophosphodiester phosphodiesterase family protein — protein sequence MALLVAHRGFRSTEGENRIIDFQNALKICQAVEFDIRLTKDNKVIIFHDDTFERIANNKSEVSSLLYEEIINLEFFKNNKEWIPPLFNDFIEKLSKNYQMINVEIKEEINRKYTSNQLMVIFSEIKKLEKKSKAEIIVSSFNHQLLNEIVKRIKYPMKKGYLFENKNDFSERYIKNFDYLHTSISVVLDFEMISKLKKLKKPLNIWTFKSDEEAVKINEIYGNQVAGYISDNPKLLWKQKNK from the coding sequence ATGGCATTATTAGTGGCACATCGTGGATTTCGTTCTACAGAAGGTGAAAATCGAATCATTGATTTCCAAAATGCTTTGAAAATTTGCCAAGCAGTAGAGTTTGATATTCGATTAACAAAAGATAATAAAGTAATTATTTTTCATGATGATACATTTGAAAGAATTGCCAATAATAAAAGTGAGGTTAGTAGTTTATTATATGAAGAAATTATTAATTTGGAATTTTTTAAAAATAATAAAGAATGAATTCCACCATTATTTAATGATTTTATTGAAAAATTAAGTAAAAATTATCAAATGATTAATGTTGAAATTAAAGAAGAAATTAATCGTAAATATACCTCAAATCAATTAATGGTTATTTTTTCAGAAATTAAAAAATTAGAAAAAAAAAGTAAAGCCGAAATTATTGTTTCTTCATTTAATCACCAGTTATTAAACGAAATTGTTAAAAGAATTAAATATCCTATGAAAAAAGGTTATTTATTTGAAAATAAAAATGATTTTAGTGAGAGGTATATTAAAAACTTTGATTATTTGCATACTTCAATTTCCGTAGTTTTAGATTTTGAAATGATTAGTAAGTTAAAAAAATTAAAAAAACCGTTAAATATATGAACATTTAAGAGTGATGAAGAAGCTGTGAAGATAAATGAAATCTATGGTAATCAAGTAGCTGGCTATATTAGTGATAATCCTAAATTATTATGAAAGCAGAAAAATAAATAA